GCATGAAGTCGTTGATGtttgccttcttcaacttAAGCATGTTGTTAGCCGTCCATCGATGGCTCAAGGATATGTACAATGGCGACGGAGAGCTGGAGCTGAGAgacgaagccatcaccaattTCGGATCCTGGGTCGACCAAGCAGGTCCGACGTCAATCAGGCGAGTCGGAAGCCACGACTGCAGATCTTGAACGCGACATTTTTCATGCTGCGTGGCGCACTCAAAAAGCCAACGCGTTGCCATTGACTGGCAGGCATCAGCGCTATGCGGCGGTCTTGGGCTGTCAGGTACCATATCCCCGACGGCTGTATCAATTGTTAGACTCCTTCATCGGGACATATTGTGCAATAGCTTGCCTGTCTTAAGATACATGTCCACCGAAAGGAGCTCGGGATAAACATGGCTTGACGTTTTAAGCTGATAGACCAACGCGCAGAAGGCGGCCGTATCGTTGTCCCAACAAATCCTTGGACCGATGACAGCCTTTTCGACGTTGATCCTGCTGCCAAGCCTAGAAGAGACTTCATTCCATACTATCCGACAGAGGGGACAACCAGAATCAGCGGCTTCAAGGATGTCTCTTCCCTGGCGCTTCCATCCCGCAAGTGAAGGGTCCTGCCAGCAGTCACAATCACTGGGCTCCAAGTCAGGCTGTGAGAATAGCTCATGGCATTTACGGCAAAGCTGGTCGGGTTGCGTCATCGCAACATACGAGGTTGGCTTGTTTGGCAAACTAATGAAAGGGCAGGCTACAGTGGAAAAGGTGAGATAAGGGTGGGTTTGTGACCAGAGTTAAGAATAGCTGCATTTGAGAGTGATCAACAGGTTCTAGCCCATCAGTCCCAGTCACGTGCATCCCATCAAGAGAAGGCTTCATGGCCAGGTCTTTAGATGCAAACTGATGTTTCCTCTATTCATGATCCTATTCATCAATTGAAGCGACGAATACTGCCAATCCTACAAGTAAAACTTGCCCTTCTGTACCTTGCCAACCACCACATCCTCCATCGGGGCCGCCAACGCAATCCGACCAATCTCTGCATGAGGCTCAACATCGCCTAGCAtcaccttgacctccttcatcttggccatcttgtcATCACCACTCATGAATGACGAGTGCTTGATATCGTCACATCGGTTGTCCAGCATGCCTAGCGCAAGCGATCCCAGGACCTCAGGGACCAGTATCCTGAAGCGAACAACAATGGCAGCTATGGCTACGCCAAAGAGGATCGTGGATGATGCTAGCAGCATGATCAACCATAGTGCGCTGTATTGTATAATCTCGTCCCGAGTGTACGTGTCCCTATTGACGAAGCTGACGGAAAGGTTGTTTACGTTTTCCTCGGTGAAGCCCCCCGCCACATCTCCTGGATGGATACCTAGCAACAGTTGCGAGTTTATCAGGTGCGAAAGACGAGTCTCAAACGTCGCACGCGGGAGTGAAGCAGGTTCAGTCCTGTTCTTTGCTGAGAGCGCGTTGAAGGGGTCAGTGAGGTAGACAATGGTGGGAGTCTGCCCGCCACTGTTGTATGATCCCGGAAACATGTTGGCAAAGAGATTCACGAAGCCCTCCGGGTCATGAAAGTTGTATCTTAGATCGAGCGCAGTCCAGTTGCCATGCCGTGGCGGCTTCGGCGATCGTCGTACAGAGGACAGCGAGCACAATGTGCCCTGGCAGTCCATCTTGACGTCGACATATGTCGTGTACAGGTGGCATTCCGCGTATGAGTGTGCCTGTTGCCCGAAAGTGCGAGACTCCCATACAAAGACGCGGGCTGTACGATCCTTGCCTGAGCGATACTTTTCGCCCAGACTTTCGATGTCATCCCAACACGGTTGGGAGATGCTGACCCTCAAGGTGTATTCAGGCTGAACGGTGGTCCAATTACAGTTGATTCTGTCGCTCGAGTTGAAGTTTGGTATAATCGTGGTAAAGTTGTACCGAGGATTCACTTTGAGGGTAGTACATTCGGGGTTGACGTAGGATGCCGAAAAGGTGAAGGAATGGTTCTCTTTGCTGGGGAGCGATACCACAGGAACCCCGACAAGCGCCGAGTAGTCGATATCCTTGATCTTTGAGACATCGACCCAGTTTGTGTCCGAGGCACTTTCGGTGAGCCTCTCGATCATAGGGACACGAATGTTTCCCCAGAGATCTTGGCTTCTGCCCTGCAGCAATCGCGCCGATATCATGGTCGCGACGACGGGCGGGACCAACATCCTCCTAGCCTGCGCCGTGTCGCTAGCAGTCAACATGTACCTGAATGGAGCAAACGTGTCCAGCACCGTCAGATTGCCTGTGCCGTTTCGGAACGCCTGGTCGGCGCTTATCGCCCGCAGCGCAGCCTGGCTACCCAGGGGCGACAGGCACCACAGCACAAGAATagcgatggcgaggatgtTGAATGCCTTGAGCCGGGCTTGCGTGAAGATTGCTTCAGCTACCGTGTGGCTGCCGACGAGTTGCTCAATCAGCCCGATACGAGTGCCGTTCTGAAGCCGCCAGGTTGCAAACGTCTTTAAAGCAGCGCCGGCAATGGCGGCGAAGAGAACGGGGAATACGGTTGGACCCTATCATGGTAAGTTACTATGAAGCTATTTGGAAGAAATGAACATACATATTTGGCCATATCAAGCAAGAGTTTGCCCGTCGAGCCTGGCGTGGCTGGGGCTCCATCGTTCATGTATATCAGGCCGCCAAAGAGAACAAAGACCAGAGCGGCAATGGCAAGGACGAGATCGATGAGGGTGGTGAGGAGCCTTTTGAAAGCCCAGGGCCCCTCCAATTGACCCGGTTCAGTTTGCTCTGGCTTGTCCTTGTGCATCTTATCGAGCTGGGGTGAGGAGAAGGCAATTGACAACTAAATCGAGTCAGAGAAGGAAATGTACATAGAGAAGAAAGCATCCGTCGAGAAACAAGAAACCTCCAGGTTATTTATCTACCTCCATCACTCGGCTGTGGATGTTTTCTCAAAAccaggctgccaagaagctgaGAATGAGAGGCCGACTGGTACAACCCACAAACCCACACGATTGGATGCATATTGCTGCGGGCGCCCATCACGAGACACGGGTTGGCGGTTCTGTATACTGTTTGATTCGAAAGCCTAGATGCAGAGCAGAAGCCGGTGAGATGCCGTGGAGAGCGCCTCAACCTGTGTGTTGCAGTTCCGGCGGCAATGCGAGGTAAGTTGGTCATTACTCAAAGCCATCTCCATGTTTTCAAGGAGATATCCGCATCCTAGATGTTGCTCAATACGATTTGGATTTTGTTTAGTTGCAAGATAGGCAGGAATACCTAAACGCTTGGTTGATTAGCCAGCGCCAACTGGTGAATGAGCCGTGTTCCCCCTTCGCACCTTACAAAATCACAAAGCCGGCTCGCACAGCCTCCCAGGAGGTGCCTGGTCAACAACCTTCGCACCGAATTCTCACCCACTCTGCTACCTTTCTTAATCCCAAACCCCTACTTTAGTCCAGCTTACCTCATGAACTCCCGGATGTTCCTCTTCGCCGCCCTGCAGTGTTCGGCATTGTGGATGCTGAACCCAAGATACTCCTCCAAAAATTTCTGCGAGTTCCCGAATTGAAGCCCGATCTCTTCGAGCTCGTCGTCGGAGAAGTAATGGTCGATAAGGTGAGAATCAGCGTGAGCATGCTTATCCAATTCTTGAgactccttctccttggccattGTCATCCTAATAATGTCTCTTCCTTCCTTgcgctcctcatcatcgtagATGCTCAGTCCATATGCTGCTAGAAACTTGAACTCGTTTCCCCAGTGCTCCTTGAGCCACGCCCTCTCGGAATCGCTTAGAAAAGCTCCAGCTTCCGCTTTGGAGACTTCAACACGCACTCTTTCGTTCTCGGGCCAGTACAAGCCGATCATGTAACCCTTTCCCTCATCCAGGGGACAAGAGCCGAGCCTAGCACCGCGAGGTGGTCCGCCTAGGTTTAGAATGTAGAAGATCTTGGATCCCCGCTCAAAGTAGGCGCAGGGTCGACCTTGATCGTCTCTCAGGGTCTGAACATCGTCGGCGAAGTTCATACCATCCGTACCATCGATATTGTAATCGCTAAAGATCGGTCCCCCTATGCCGTTGCAAGCAGCATCTGGGAAGTGCAGCACATTCCTCAGGAATATCTCTCCACGATCTCCGTTCGACAGGTCGACAGGGAGCATCATGTTTCCCACGCCAATGGCTTCAAGCTTCACACCCCACCCCACGAGTCCGTGAGCCAGGTCTTGAATGGAGTGTAGACATCGCCGAACCAATGACGGTCACAGGCAACGCTATAGAAAGGTTCAGCGGGGCTCTTGTAGAGGGTGGAGGGTCAGTACATACTGAGCAGTACTAGTCGGGGTGAAGACCCAAGTGGGACAGACAGGAGGCATCTCGGTAGGTTGCTCAGGCTGTTGTTGAGGCAGCTAGGTTCCTCTTtgccggcgacgacgatgatttTCACGAAAAGATCCCACATGAGCGCCTGCTAAGTCGTTGACCCGTCGGCCCAAGGTAGCTCCTCAAGCGCTCGTCTAGCGACCTTGCTCTCCGCACGTAATCGACGCTTTGCTTTTATACCCAGCTTTATATTCGGCTTTGGTGATGTGGAAGTGACCGGCGGTGTGTCAGTCCAGACAGGTAAATCACACGGGGCATGCGCAACAGCCTCAAGGTAACGAAATAACTCTTCATCGCCAGGCTAAGCAGTCCCCTGCACCATCTGATCATCGCGAGCAGCAATCATTAGCAAAGCTTTAAGCACAAAATGAGTGTCGTTCCCAGCAGCGTAGAGTTTCGCATAACCAATCCcaagctcgtcgaggagcttctcaacgCTGTACCGATAGGACAGGTGTAGAGGAAACTGCGCGGCCTTGACCGTATCCAAGACGTAAGAGGCTCGGTCCACAATCTTGGGGTCGATATTGTTGAGAACTTTAACATCCTCCCCAACCCCATGTGCGACTAAGACGTAATCGCGGTCCTTGGTGAGCAAAGAAATCCGCGATGTAAAGTCGTCGAGTGTCATTAACTCCGTCTCTCCAAAGAGGAAGCTCTTGGCGGCCCACTTGCACGGCCGCGAATCCCTATTGATAAATTGGTAAGACGTGATGGCATAGCGAGGATCATCCAGCTTCTGCACGAGACACCGAGTGTCAAAAATTGACACGCCAATGTGGAAACTCTGCTCAGGGGATATGGCTTCGTAACCTCCTCCCGTGTCGACATCAACAGACACGAGCAAAGCGTCCTTGAACAAAGTGCCGGGTAGGTATTGTCCAATCCGGGGTGGGCTATATGGCGAGGTTTGAATGGTCTCGAGGCGATACCCCAGGGTTGTCGAAGAGCAATATTCTCCTCGCGGAGAATTCCAGTGTGCGGTTGAAACACAGAGGCTATGGCTAATAAAAACCGTGTAGAGAATGCGATGTACAAGGTAAGTTGAATTAACAGGATGCTTTCTTGACGGAGTGACGTGGCTTGTCATAGGCCTCCTCATCCGAGCTTATCCCTCATTACATCCTCCATCATACGGCATGGATTGAGGCCCTTGACATCAACAACAGTGAGAGATATAGAGGCATGCCTTTGACTTATCATGCATTCATTCATTAATAATTCAGCTAAAGACCCAACTCCGCTATATCCCATGCATGATCCAAGTTATCCCAACTCCTCGCACCAAGGGTATCAGCGCCCCATGCTAGAGCCAGCCAGCGCCCGTCATGGCCAAAAAAGCTCCCATACACAGTAGTATATATCGAGATGCTTCATCCAAATCTCGCTTGTCCAATGCCTATCCAGAATGTCGCGGTTTAGTtccatctctttctctcaTTTACCTCCTCGTCTTGGGCCGTCCCCATCACACGGGTCGCCTTTGAGCAGCCCGACCCGGCGATCGTGTTCACTTCGCAATTGCTTGTCTCCAGTCGGCACAAGAGTCTTCTCTTCCAACCTCTCCTCGAATGCCGGATCGCCTGCTCGGAACTTTTCCCGTATTCCCTCAACGCCTGGAGGCGGAGGTGGCGCTACAGCTTCGATGACCTCATCAGGCCAGAGAATTCGGCGTGCTTCCTCCACTGTGAGCGGCGGCTCATCGATCTCCTCGTTATGGTCAACCGTCGGTTTTGCAGGAGAGGCCGCAACCGGCGGTGGTAGATCCACGGGTGCCTGTCGTGGCGTAGTTGGGGTTCCGCTCCTCGTAGATCTTGAAGTAGGTGTTTCAGGTCGTGGCCGTGGTGTCCGCACGGGGCTGCCCGCGCTCACCACGGATGGCTCTGCAGATCCCTGGCGATCAGGCCCTCTCGAGAACGAACTCCTGGGCACCGACCGCTGAACGGATGGTGCTTGTGACGAGTATAGGCTATCATCATCAGAGTCTGTGTATTccacatcgtcatcgtcgccttCTGTCATAATGGTCATGGCGTCCGCCGTATCACCTGCCGTTGTCTTGAGGATATCTGATTCCTCCTTGAGCACCTTTTCTTCATTGGTGTTGATAGTGATCGGAATGTGTTGTCTTGCCCCTGCTCGTTTCCGGTCCATGCGCAAGATgttcctcatcaagaagagcTCGTGCTTCTTGAACGTCTCGTAATAGGCCCGGTTGATCATAGCAGCCGCATGAAGATCCTCCAATTCCCCAAGTTCGCACATGACGCGGAGCCGAATGATCTCGGGAAACTCGGTTGCAACACTGTATCCCGGGTCATTCGCAGCCATGCCACTTAATCCCTTGTTGAGCTGTGTCTGCGGTTCCCGTTCACGGTGTTTCGAGAGAGCCCAGCCATGGCTCTTGCCGCTAATGTCAAATAGCGTCAGGCCCAGCACGCTGTTGTAGATGTCGTTGATAGACGACCGAAAAGCCGGGCCCAGATCGCACACACCACGGTGAACAGGGGTTGGCGGTGCCGGTACCCTCCTCAATGCATCAACCATCTGAGCCAAACTCCTAGGCTGCGGTTGCGACTCGGGGAGGTGATTCAGTACTCTTGGTCGCATGATGTGCGGCAACAGACCCATCTCATTATAAACCAGCATCAACCAGCCTAGATTTGTTGCGTCACACCAATGGCTGCCCTTGGGACATCTGGGTGTACTCGTAAGCATCATGGGTGTCACTATATCGGATGATATGCTGTTTGCCTCCGTTGGTGAGCCCCCTGGCTCAACTGAAGTGTGCGTTGGGGCTCTGAGGTATTCTTGAATGGCATTGACACAACAGTCATGAACCTGGGCGACTTTGGCGCATCGGACGGCCCAAATCTTGTCCTTAATCTTCTGCGGCCAAGGCTTAGCCTGCAGCTCCTTTTCGTCAACCAGATTGAGAATCGTGGTCTTGGACATTCGTGAGAAGAGTTGTCGTAACCCAAAGGCATAGCTGATCACCAAAAGTCCGTCAGGCATGTCGTCGGCACCCTTGTGCATCCATTGGGGCATCCATAGATGTTCCACGACAAGCTCCAGAGGCGATGTGCTCTTGTATCTCATACAGCACTCAGCGATGGCGACGAATTGCTCGAAACTGATTTCCTTGGGCACTCTCTCATTGTGCATGTGTGCTGCGTGCAACAGGATCTCGAGAGAACTCAGGCGATTAAGCTCAACTTGTGGCATGCGGTATAGCTTGACCTCTGATCCGTCCTTGCAAAAGTACTTTGTCGGGGGAGACGGTAATAGTGTCGAgagatcgtcgtcgtcattaGGGTGTAAATTACTAGAATGTCCCGAAAACATGCGAGCGAAGATGGGTGAAGTCTCAGCTAACATATAAGACGATACTCGAAATCGAAGTGCTGGGTCATTAAGACCACATTCGGGAGCGGTGTTTGCGAATTCAAGAACAGCATCGCCTCGCTGCGAGAT
This region of Fusarium falciforme chromosome 5, complete sequence genomic DNA includes:
- a CDS encoding HET domain-containing protein, with product MHKDKPEQTEPGQLEGPWAFKRLLTTLIDLVLAIAALVFVLFGGLIYMNDGAPATPGSTGKLLLDMAKYGPTVFPVLFAAIAGAALKTFATWRLQNGTRIGLIEQLVGSHTVAEAIFTQARLKAFNILAIAILVLWCLSPLGSQAALRAISADQAFRNGTGNLTVLDTFAPFRYMLTASDTAQARRMLVPPVVATMISARLLQGRSQDLWGNIRVPMIERLTESASDTNWVDVSKIKDIDYSALVGVPVVSLPSKENHSFTFSASYVNPECTTLKVNPRYNFTTIIPNFNSSDRINCNWTTVQPEYTLRVSISQPCWDDIESLGEKYRSGKDRTARVFVWESRTFGQQAHSYAECHLYTTYVDVKMDCQGTLCSLSSVRRSPKPPRHGNWTALDLRYNFHDPEGFVNLFANMFPGSYNSGGQTPTIVYLTDPFNALSAKNRTEPASLPRATFETRLSHLINSQLLLGIHPGDVAGGFTEENVNNLSVSFVNRDTYTRDEIIQYSALWLIMLLASSTILFGVAIAAIVVRFRILVPEVLGSLALGMLDNRCDDIKHSSFMSGDDKMAKMKEVKVMLGDVEPHAEIGRIALAAPMEDVVVGKVQKGKFYL